CACCATAAAATACGTGATCCTCAACGGCTTCAAGAGCGCCTTTTTGCCTTACAAAGAGCGGGTGCGCCTGATCAACGGAATCCTCGGTGAATTTGACGAGATCGAGCAAAGCGAGCTCAAGACCACGGTCAAGGTGGAGGAAAGCCTCTGATGCGCGACATTATCCAGGAATCCTTCGCCGCGGCGGGACGTACCCTCAAGGCCTTTCTGCAGGAGGAGGGCAATTTCGCGGAAATGGAACGCGTCGCGGTCCGCATCGCGGATTGCTTCAGGCAGGGTGGCAAGGTGATCATCTTCGGGAACGGCGGCTCGATGTGCGACGCCATGCACTTCGCCGAGGAGCTGACCGGCCGCTTTCACCAGGACCGCAAAGCCTTGCCCGCCATCGCCTTATCCGATCCCTCCCATCTCACCTGCGTGGGCAACGACTACGGTTTCGAGCAGGTCTTCGCCCGCGGCGTGGAAGCTTATGCCAAGCCGGAGGACGTCGTGATCGGCATTTCCACCAGCGGCAATTCGCCCAACGTGATCAAAGCTTTGGATAGCGCCCGCAATCTTGGCTGCACCACTTTCGCCCTGCTGGGCA
Above is a window of Candidatus Syntrophosphaera sp. DNA encoding:
- the gmhA gene encoding D-sedoheptulose 7-phosphate isomerase, which encodes MRDIIQESFAAAGRTLKAFLQEEGNFAEMERVAVRIADCFRQGGKVIIFGNGGSMCDAMHFAEELTGRFHQDRKALPAIALSDPSHLTCVGNDYGFEQVFARGVEAYAKPEDVVIGISTSGNSPNVIKALDSARNLGCTTFALLGKEGGKLRGSCDLELIVTAASTDRIQEIHTIILHILIECVESQLFPHLNKDL